One genomic window of Arthrobacter caoxuetaonis includes the following:
- a CDS encoding aldo/keto reductase, which produces MPRTAPTIPLRNGLELPALGMGTWPMDDAQTADAVATAVAAGYRLFDTAENYGNEAGVGEGIRRSGIARSEVVFTTKFNKRWHSREGVREAFSASAQRLGTEYVDLLMVHWPNPDQDQFVEAVQGIADLLAEGMVRGIGVSNFKPAHLQRLADAGVLPDLNQIQVDPRHIRQSSRQANSRLGIVTESWSPLGRDGGLLKDPSVTALAAKYERTPGQIVLRWHVQQGLVPIPKASSRAHLEENLAVFDFALEEAEIADLSALDTGEDGILDSDSFGH; this is translated from the coding sequence ATGCCCCGCACCGCCCCCACCATTCCGCTCCGCAACGGGCTGGAACTGCCCGCACTGGGCATGGGCACCTGGCCCATGGACGACGCACAGACGGCCGACGCCGTTGCGACAGCCGTTGCGGCAGGTTACAGGCTCTTCGACACGGCAGAAAACTACGGCAACGAGGCCGGTGTGGGAGAGGGCATCCGGCGCAGCGGGATCGCCCGGAGCGAGGTAGTTTTCACCACAAAGTTCAACAAGCGGTGGCACTCCCGGGAGGGCGTCCGCGAGGCATTTTCCGCGTCGGCCCAGCGGCTTGGCACCGAGTACGTCGACCTGCTCATGGTGCATTGGCCCAACCCGGACCAGGATCAGTTCGTCGAGGCCGTCCAGGGTATTGCCGACCTGCTCGCCGAGGGAATGGTGCGCGGCATCGGGGTTTCGAACTTCAAGCCGGCACACCTCCAGCGTCTCGCCGACGCCGGGGTCCTTCCCGACCTGAACCAGATCCAGGTGGACCCGCGCCACATCCGTCAATCGTCCCGGCAGGCCAACAGCCGGCTGGGGATTGTCACCGAATCGTGGAGCCCGCTGGGAAGGGACGGCGGCCTGCTGAAGGACCCGTCCGTCACCGCGCTCGCCGCGAAGTACGAACGCACACCAGGGCAGATTGTCCTCCGCTGGCACGTGCAGCAGGGCCTGGTGCCCATTCCGAAGGCATCCTCCCGGGCACACCTGGAAGAAAACCTGGCGGTCTTCGATTTCGCCTTGGAAGAAGCCGAGATAGCGGACCTCTCCGCACTGGATACCGGGGAGGACGGGATCCTGGACTCAGACAGCTTCGGCCACTGA
- a CDS encoding PaaX family transcriptional regulator, with amino-acid sequence MPTPTLPRFQSGARPQQLLAVLLGDYWHTRSEPIPSAALVDLLQVFGVTASGARAAVQRLAQRGFLVGTKAGRQTSYAVSPMSRDRVNTHVRALFMSHLPQAWDGSWTLVGYSLPEDAKGTRRVLRDQLRQLGFGNLYDALWVRPGNHLESVDNLRTHLAGLLSPDQLTVFTGARLPGGEGLDAVRAAFGLPALATGYADFIERWEPFAAALKTGADVALNADPGSGLRPGDAVLQLRTSIMADWRTLRREDPCLPHELLGRDFPMHRAVAICSALYDALGPAAESGFRRILRAHDESLAALATHHTFEASASLLRSKD; translated from the coding sequence ATGCCTACGCCCACTCTGCCGCGTTTTCAGTCCGGCGCACGCCCACAGCAGCTGCTGGCCGTACTGCTGGGCGACTACTGGCATACCCGCAGCGAGCCGATCCCCTCCGCCGCCCTCGTGGACTTGCTGCAGGTCTTTGGTGTGACTGCCAGCGGGGCACGCGCGGCCGTCCAAAGACTGGCACAGCGCGGTTTCCTGGTCGGGACAAAAGCCGGAAGGCAGACTTCCTACGCCGTGTCGCCCATGAGCCGGGACCGGGTCAACACACATGTCCGCGCACTGTTCATGAGCCACCTGCCCCAGGCCTGGGACGGGTCTTGGACCTTGGTTGGATATTCTCTCCCCGAGGACGCGAAAGGAACCCGGAGGGTTCTGCGCGATCAACTGCGGCAGCTCGGATTTGGCAATCTCTACGATGCCCTTTGGGTTCGCCCGGGCAACCACCTGGAGTCTGTGGACAACCTCAGGACGCATCTGGCGGGGCTGCTGAGTCCGGATCAGCTAACGGTATTCACCGGTGCCCGGCTCCCGGGCGGGGAAGGGCTGGATGCTGTCCGGGCGGCGTTTGGTTTGCCGGCACTGGCCACAGGCTACGCGGACTTTATAGAACGCTGGGAGCCGTTTGCCGCCGCTCTGAAAACTGGAGCAGACGTTGCCCTGAACGCCGATCCGGGCTCAGGGCTCCGCCCGGGGGACGCAGTCCTCCAGCTTCGGACCTCGATTATGGCCGACTGGCGCACCCTGCGCAGAGAGGACCCCTGCCTCCCCCACGAACTACTCGGCCGGGACTTTCCCATGCACCGCGCCGTGGCAATTTGTTCGGCCCTGTACGACGCTCTGGGCCCGGCAGCGGAATCAGGTTTCCGCAGGATCCTGCGCGCACATGATGAGTCGTTGGCCGCTCTGGCCACACATCACACATTTGAGGCATCAGCCTCGCTGCTTCGCTCGAAGGACTGA
- the fepB gene encoding Fe2+-enterobactin ABC transporter substrate-binding protein has translation MRFPLPKKALAVAAAAAVALTVSSCSGSAEAESTDSPAASAEWPRTITHEAGETVIEAKPESIASTSLSVTGTLLAIDAPVTATSVSKARGGTADENGFFSQWADVAVERGVEPLYTIGELDLEAVIAEDPDLIVVSTSGADSVLDQYDALSEIAPTIVVNYGDQTWQDLAVELGEATGLEDKAASVVEEFDASVAAAAENLAIEEGTTASIVSYNAGDVSPVGKGTGPHSQLLTALGFTVAEPDEQYDTSTQKREDFAFTSYEGLSASVTGDYTFLISSTEKTVEEFTADPTLSNLPSVQSGQVYSMGPESFRLDYFSASDIVDWFNTSFTAK, from the coding sequence GTGCGCTTTCCCCTGCCCAAAAAGGCCCTGGCCGTTGCTGCTGCCGCGGCAGTGGCCCTTACCGTCAGCTCCTGCAGCGGCTCCGCCGAGGCCGAGTCCACGGACAGCCCGGCAGCCTCCGCTGAGTGGCCGCGGACTATCACGCACGAAGCCGGCGAGACCGTCATTGAAGCCAAACCGGAGAGCATCGCCTCCACGTCCCTGTCCGTCACCGGCACCCTCTTGGCCATCGACGCCCCGGTCACTGCCACGTCCGTGAGCAAGGCCCGCGGCGGCACCGCCGACGAAAACGGTTTCTTCTCCCAGTGGGCCGACGTCGCCGTCGAACGCGGTGTGGAGCCGCTCTACACGATCGGCGAACTGGACCTTGAAGCCGTCATCGCCGAAGACCCGGACCTGATTGTTGTTTCCACCTCCGGCGCCGATTCCGTGCTGGACCAGTACGATGCCCTGAGCGAGATCGCACCCACCATTGTGGTCAACTACGGCGACCAGACCTGGCAGGACCTGGCCGTGGAGCTGGGCGAGGCCACGGGGCTGGAAGACAAAGCTGCCTCCGTAGTGGAAGAGTTTGATGCCTCAGTTGCCGCCGCCGCTGAGAACCTGGCCATCGAAGAAGGCACCACAGCCTCGATCGTCAGCTACAACGCCGGCGACGTCTCCCCCGTGGGCAAGGGCACCGGCCCGCACTCCCAGCTGCTGACCGCCCTGGGTTTCACCGTGGCTGAACCGGATGAGCAGTACGACACCTCCACGCAGAAACGTGAAGACTTCGCCTTCACGTCATACGAAGGCCTCTCTGCATCTGTGACCGGCGACTACACCTTCCTGATCAGCTCCACCGAGAAGACGGTGGAAGAGTTCACCGCCGATCCGACCCTGTCGAACCTGCCGTCCGTCCAGTCCGGCCAGGTCTACTCCATGGGACCCGAATCCTTCCGCCTGGATTACTTCAGCGCCAGTGACATCGTGGACTGGTTCAACACGTCCTTCACGGCGAAGTAG
- a CDS encoding alpha/beta hydrolase family protein, producing MRNIDVRDVRTEHAMIAVGAGGTISGTLHFPLEGVPRAAVAVHPATAVPQRLYNGFAQYLAAEGFAVLSYDYRGTGESGKARDNRGLRMRDWMDDDVPAAAAWLRERFPELPHVAVGHSLGGHALALGNGGADLLGFITVASHAGVSRSIPDRAERARVELILRVLGPGAARVLGYVPGRRMGLGEDIPAAAMLEWSKWSRTPGYFFDDPTMHARERTARVRTSVLCIGLDDDPWATPAQIGVIARQLVNAKVETRTYSPADAGVGAIGHMGYFRRGPGVVLWPDAAAWLAARAGKSRS from the coding sequence ATGCGAAATATTGATGTCCGGGACGTCCGGACGGAACACGCGATGATCGCCGTGGGGGCCGGCGGCACGATCAGCGGGACGCTGCACTTTCCCCTCGAAGGAGTTCCCCGGGCCGCCGTCGCCGTCCATCCGGCCACCGCCGTTCCACAGCGGCTGTACAACGGATTCGCGCAGTACCTGGCAGCCGAAGGATTCGCCGTCCTGTCCTACGACTACCGGGGCACCGGTGAGTCCGGTAAGGCCAGGGACAACCGCGGCCTCCGCATGCGCGATTGGATGGACGACGACGTCCCCGCCGCTGCCGCCTGGCTGCGGGAACGCTTTCCGGAACTGCCGCACGTTGCGGTGGGACACAGTCTGGGCGGGCACGCGCTCGCGCTGGGCAACGGCGGCGCGGACCTCCTAGGCTTCATCACGGTGGCCTCTCATGCAGGGGTCTCCCGTTCCATCCCGGACCGTGCCGAGCGCGCCCGGGTGGAACTGATCCTGCGCGTGCTGGGACCCGGCGCGGCCCGGGTCCTGGGGTACGTTCCCGGACGCAGGATGGGATTGGGCGAGGACATACCGGCAGCCGCGATGCTGGAGTGGAGCAAATGGTCCCGCACGCCGGGCTACTTCTTTGACGACCCCACCATGCATGCCCGGGAACGGACAGCACGGGTGCGGACCAGTGTGCTGTGCATAGGGCTCGACGACGATCCCTGGGCCACGCCGGCGCAGATCGGCGTGATTGCCCGGCAGCTGGTGAACGCCAAGGTTGAGACCAGGACCTACTCTCCGGCAGATGCCGGCGTGGGGGCAATCGGGCACATGGGTTATTTCCGCCGTGGTCCCGGTGTCGTGCTGTGGCCCGACGCAGCGGCCTGGCTGGCTGCCCGGGCCGGGAAGTCCCGGTCATGA
- a CDS encoding DoxX family protein, with the protein MSRSPLLRALTSRAPKTGRPRRAAAVVLGLFLAFAGTSHLTFAREEFQAQVPGWVPMDKDLVVILSGIAEIGLGAALTALPSRRVPVGLAAAAFFIAIFPGNVSQYVTQTDGFGLDTDQKRLVRLFFQPLLVIWALWSTGAWQALRTAFRRK; encoded by the coding sequence ATGTCCCGCAGCCCCCTGCTCCGTGCCCTGACCAGCCGCGCCCCAAAGACCGGCCGCCCGCGCCGGGCCGCCGCCGTCGTCCTGGGGCTCTTCCTGGCCTTCGCCGGCACCAGCCATCTCACTTTCGCGCGGGAGGAGTTCCAGGCCCAGGTTCCCGGCTGGGTGCCGATGGACAAGGACCTGGTGGTGATCCTTTCCGGTATCGCCGAAATCGGCCTGGGGGCTGCGCTCACCGCGCTGCCGAGCCGCCGGGTACCAGTGGGACTGGCCGCCGCAGCGTTCTTCATCGCCATCTTCCCGGGCAACGTCTCGCAGTACGTGACGCAGACGGACGGATTCGGGCTGGACACCGACCAGAAGCGGCTCGTCCGGCTCTTTTTCCAGCCGCTGCTGGTTATCTGGGCTCTGTGGTCCACCGGCGCGTGGCAGGCCCTGCGCACTGCATTCCGCCGGAAGTAG
- a CDS encoding FecCD family ABC transporter permease, with the protein MFQTPRTQHRQASTWALGLALLVLLAFASFASGSRTIPLADTWAALTAFDPTRDTHLLVRELRLPRTFLAITVGAALGLAGALMQALTRNPLAEPGLLGVNAGAAFAVAIGLGFFNMRSPYEYMWLGFAGAAATSVLVYLLGRAHDAGTNPVRLVLAGAGLSVMLGAGTKIILIGGPDETITAYAAWASGSLQGRGYDVLPWVLGACLIAVLAALPLSQSLDTLSLGTDLGRTLGVRIRTTWVLGALAILVLAGAATAAAGPIAFLGLAAPHIARMITGPSHRRLLPLSMLFGALLLLFADITGRLVAAPAEIGAGVMSALVGAPFFIALARRRRLAKL; encoded by the coding sequence GTGTTCCAGACACCGCGCACGCAGCACCGGCAGGCAAGCACCTGGGCCCTCGGCCTGGCCCTGCTGGTGCTGCTGGCGTTCGCCAGCTTCGCCTCCGGGTCCCGGACCATCCCGCTGGCGGACACCTGGGCTGCGCTCACCGCCTTCGATCCGACCCGCGACACCCACCTGCTGGTTCGTGAGCTCCGCCTGCCCCGCACCTTCCTGGCCATCACGGTCGGCGCGGCCCTGGGCCTGGCCGGCGCCCTGATGCAGGCGCTGACCCGCAATCCGCTGGCCGAACCCGGTCTGCTGGGCGTCAACGCCGGCGCCGCCTTCGCGGTGGCCATTGGACTGGGCTTCTTCAATATGAGGTCCCCGTATGAGTACATGTGGCTGGGCTTCGCGGGTGCAGCGGCCACCTCGGTACTGGTTTACCTGCTGGGACGTGCGCACGACGCCGGGACGAATCCGGTGCGCCTGGTACTGGCCGGGGCAGGGCTGTCAGTCATGCTGGGCGCGGGAACGAAAATCATCCTGATCGGCGGTCCGGATGAAACCATCACGGCTTACGCTGCCTGGGCCTCCGGCTCGCTGCAGGGCCGCGGGTACGACGTGCTTCCCTGGGTGCTGGGCGCCTGCCTGATCGCCGTACTGGCAGCCCTGCCGCTCTCCCAGAGCCTGGACACCCTGTCCCTCGGGACGGACCTGGGCAGGACCTTGGGAGTCCGGATCCGCACCACCTGGGTCCTCGGGGCCCTCGCCATCCTAGTCCTGGCCGGCGCTGCCACCGCTGCGGCCGGCCCCATCGCCTTTCTCGGGCTGGCCGCTCCGCACATTGCCCGGATGATCACAGGACCCAGCCACCGTCGGCTGCTGCCGCTGTCCATGCTCTTCGGCGCCCTGCTGCTCCTCTTCGCGGACATCACCGGGCGCCTCGTGGCCGCGCCGGCGGAGATCGGCGCCGGAGTCATGAGCGCGCTGGTTGGCGCTCCCTTCTTTATTGCGCTGGCCCGCCGGCGGAGGCTGGCAAAGCTGTGA
- a CDS encoding DUF5979 domain-containing protein: MNTQKFPARRRATHSRLRMRGLVGFVLALLLLLPFAGPVHARLDQPVRNDPVGITDRTDIVITALGDGRAVNGALPPVGATWPITSYPTSVPQGYTTENVDFAGIINTQDAQGTTSAQMYCIDLRTSTRVGIGYENGTWTEANVPNIGYVERILNTYYPSSNLPAAQDNNRRAAAVQAAIWFFTDGYVVRRTDPIYPLVAQVVNETIAAGPQAEPPAPDISITPATAEASVNGVAGPYTVTAQEGADITVSTADGFTLYADAAGTVPLTNPVASGTQVWVRSDAGNTGPADILAQAAVTVPTGNVYLYDNATPGTTQAQKLILAATRTLTSNANASASFFEVGSLAVTKTIAGEAAGSQGAVVINIDCGPGYQFTFNIDEGTTEPTSQTFNEIPVGSTCTITEPTNGETETVAVTTVPPDPVAITAGTTATATVANTYTFLPGTLAVTKTIAGEAAGAQDEVVITVVCTSGETEVVNDTINIPANATEVTPTEYGDLPAGTSCVVTETSSGETPNIAVETIGTGTFTVPAAGSVEAAVTNTYTFRTGVLAVRKLIEGAAAGQQGEVTLSVVCTGGSTLSTTITIPAGATETDPEEYPGLIAGTSCVVTETANGSSTEIGVETVFDPAGATVIIPVEGGVEVTVTNTYSENPGSLTVSKVIAGAFAGQQGEVQVDILCRLDDETTFSTSITIAAGTTDPTTETFGDIPAGSECAVTESLTGETDQIAVEVDLPDSVVIAPGGTGTATVTNTYTEKPGIITVYKNFEGPAAGSQEAVEIQVTCTLDGATVFEETFQGPAQVTSPVFGRYLNVPAGAACAVTELEDGSTPAILVETDLSDPFTVPAGGEVEATVINTYTFAPGAISVSKVIDGEAAGNQEEVQLRTVCILDGETVLDESFTIPEQSTGTESTEYAELPVGAECTVTETQNGATDTIGVSTVEPDPVTIEAGSGVAVEVTNTYFYNPGTLEVTKQIAGAAAGQQGEVVLNVICTVDGETVLDETVTVPAGATGEVTSTYGNLVPGSECAVTETATGVTTGLEVSTTVPDPVTIAAAAGSELRVVNTYTATSKPAPAKKRLPSTGAEFTGGFLAMGAGLIALGGLGVAAANRRRGRN; encoded by the coding sequence ATGAATACCCAGAAGTTTCCTGCCCGCCGGAGAGCAACCCATTCGCGCCTGAGGATGAGGGGCCTTGTAGGGTTTGTCCTCGCCCTGCTGCTGCTTCTTCCTTTCGCCGGCCCGGTCCACGCGCGCCTGGACCAGCCAGTGCGGAACGACCCGGTCGGAATCACGGACAGGACGGACATAGTCATTACGGCGCTGGGCGACGGGCGCGCGGTGAACGGAGCACTGCCGCCGGTAGGGGCAACCTGGCCAATCACGTCCTATCCGACGTCGGTCCCCCAGGGATACACCACCGAAAACGTTGATTTTGCCGGAATCATCAACACCCAGGATGCCCAGGGCACTACAAGTGCGCAGATGTACTGCATCGATTTGCGTACCAGCACACGGGTAGGGATCGGGTACGAGAACGGGACCTGGACTGAGGCCAACGTTCCCAATATCGGCTACGTCGAACGCATCCTGAACACGTACTATCCTTCCAGCAACCTGCCGGCAGCACAGGACAACAACCGCCGTGCGGCGGCGGTCCAGGCGGCCATCTGGTTCTTCACCGACGGCTACGTTGTGCGGCGTACTGACCCCATTTATCCGCTGGTCGCGCAGGTCGTCAATGAGACGATCGCTGCCGGGCCGCAGGCCGAACCGCCCGCACCGGATATCTCCATCACCCCCGCCACTGCGGAAGCCTCCGTCAACGGGGTCGCCGGGCCGTACACGGTTACCGCCCAGGAAGGTGCTGATATCACCGTCAGCACCGCGGACGGTTTCACTCTCTACGCAGACGCCGCCGGAACGGTGCCGCTCACCAATCCTGTCGCTTCCGGTACACAGGTGTGGGTGCGCAGCGACGCCGGGAACACCGGACCTGCGGACATCCTTGCCCAGGCGGCGGTGACAGTCCCCACCGGCAACGTGTATCTCTACGACAACGCCACGCCCGGAACCACCCAGGCGCAGAAGCTCATCCTGGCCGCCACCCGGACCCTGACCTCCAACGCCAACGCATCGGCGTCGTTCTTCGAGGTCGGATCCCTGGCAGTCACCAAGACCATTGCCGGCGAGGCCGCCGGCAGCCAGGGCGCAGTTGTCATAAACATCGATTGCGGACCGGGCTACCAGTTCACGTTCAATATCGATGAAGGCACCACGGAACCCACCAGCCAGACATTTAACGAGATTCCCGTGGGCTCCACCTGCACCATCACTGAGCCCACGAACGGCGAGACGGAAACCGTAGCGGTGACCACGGTCCCGCCCGACCCGGTAGCCATCACTGCCGGGACAACCGCAACCGCCACCGTCGCCAACACCTACACCTTTCTCCCGGGCACCCTGGCGGTAACCAAGACCATCGCCGGCGAGGCAGCCGGCGCCCAGGACGAAGTGGTCATCACTGTGGTTTGCACGTCCGGTGAAACCGAGGTGGTCAATGACACGATCAACATTCCGGCCAACGCCACAGAAGTCACCCCCACTGAGTACGGGGACCTGCCAGCAGGCACCAGCTGCGTCGTCACGGAAACCAGCAGCGGAGAGACCCCCAACATTGCGGTGGAGACCATTGGAACGGGAACCTTCACCGTTCCGGCCGCCGGCAGCGTCGAAGCGGCCGTCACCAACACTTACACGTTCAGGACCGGTGTCCTGGCCGTCCGCAAGCTCATCGAGGGCGCCGCGGCCGGCCAGCAGGGCGAAGTGACACTCAGCGTGGTCTGCACCGGAGGCTCCACACTGAGCACAACAATCACCATCCCGGCCGGGGCGACCGAGACGGACCCGGAGGAATACCCCGGACTGATCGCGGGCACCAGCTGCGTAGTCACCGAGACAGCGAACGGATCGAGTACGGAGATCGGCGTCGAGACGGTATTCGATCCGGCGGGGGCTACCGTCATCATCCCTGTCGAGGGCGGCGTCGAGGTGACGGTCACGAATACCTATTCGGAGAATCCCGGGTCCCTGACCGTCAGTAAGGTCATTGCGGGGGCCTTTGCGGGGCAGCAGGGCGAAGTGCAGGTGGATATCCTCTGCCGGCTCGACGACGAGACCACCTTCAGCACCTCCATTACCATTGCGGCCGGGACCACGGATCCGACAACAGAAACCTTCGGTGATATTCCGGCCGGCAGCGAATGCGCCGTCACCGAGTCGTTGACGGGCGAGACCGACCAGATCGCGGTAGAGGTGGACCTTCCGGATTCCGTCGTCATTGCGCCCGGAGGAACGGGGACCGCCACCGTAACGAACACCTACACGGAGAAACCCGGCATCATCACGGTGTACAAGAACTTTGAGGGGCCGGCTGCCGGCAGCCAGGAGGCTGTCGAAATTCAAGTCACCTGCACCTTGGACGGAGCCACCGTTTTCGAGGAGACCTTCCAGGGGCCGGCGCAGGTGACCTCCCCGGTCTTCGGCCGCTATCTGAACGTACCGGCCGGAGCAGCCTGTGCCGTGACCGAGCTGGAGGATGGCAGCACCCCGGCCATCCTGGTGGAAACGGACCTTTCGGATCCGTTCACCGTTCCGGCCGGAGGCGAGGTCGAAGCCACGGTGATCAACACCTACACCTTCGCCCCCGGTGCAATCTCAGTTAGCAAGGTGATCGACGGCGAAGCCGCAGGAAACCAGGAGGAGGTCCAGCTGCGAACCGTCTGCATCCTGGACGGTGAAACGGTCCTAGATGAATCGTTCACCATTCCCGAACAGTCAACCGGGACCGAATCGACTGAGTACGCGGAGCTGCCTGTGGGCGCTGAATGCACCGTAACGGAAACACAAAACGGTGCCACGGACACCATTGGCGTCAGCACCGTGGAGCCGGATCCCGTGACGATCGAGGCTGGGTCCGGAGTTGCAGTGGAGGTGACAAATACCTACTTCTACAATCCTGGAACCCTTGAGGTCACGAAGCAGATCGCAGGTGCCGCAGCGGGCCAGCAGGGCGAAGTCGTACTGAACGTCATCTGCACTGTGGACGGCGAGACCGTCCTGGATGAAACGGTGACGGTCCCTGCCGGCGCCACGGGTGAGGTGACATCCACCTACGGGAACCTGGTACCCGGATCCGAGTGCGCGGTGACGGAAACAGCAACCGGAGTTACCACGGGGCTGGAAGTGAGCACCACGGTGCCTGACCCGGTGACCATTGCGGCCGCGGCTGGTTCGGAACTTCGGGTAGTCAACACCTACACGGCAACGTCCAAGCCTGCTCCGGCCAAGAAACGGCTTCCGTCCACTGGAGCAGAGTTCACCGGCGGATTCCTAGCCATGGGAGCGGGGCTGATCGCCCTGGGCGGATTGGGTGTGGCTGCTGCTAACCGCCGCCGCGGCCGGAACTAA
- a CDS encoding cytochrome P450, whose product MGQCPYGFAASGERSTRTGAPDGTRPSEWSPALDESFGSAHRDYAELRQTNPFPWSEDFGGFWSATTYEDIVRITQDDDLFITSVQNVVPHVPRSSRRPPLHFDPPEHTAYREAIDPVLRRSIVRSHEAVFRASATELVQGLLAKDSGADGVRDFAAPFVMDCFASFLGVPASLTRHIRDIGVRYSFAIQDMDEAVIGECSAELYRIAEAVYRERLAAGADSAQDLVTSLHEAALNPDNHITEKTAIATIRQMIVAGMGAPQAVLGSCLVHLAQDQDLQQHLRQNPADLPAAIEEFLRLHAPYRVFARTAKRDTVVHGRTIREAEPVALLFPSGNRDETVFPEPDKFVLRRPNNSHLAFGRGAHKCPAATLGRLELLVALEVLLERTERFELAGDVAMMNWLEYGPRAVPLHLVGRTAAGASRVLNPGIGQ is encoded by the coding sequence ATGGGTCAGTGCCCCTATGGTTTCGCTGCCTCCGGTGAGCGTTCCACACGCACCGGTGCGCCGGACGGAACGCGGCCTTCTGAGTGGTCGCCCGCGTTGGATGAGAGCTTCGGGAGCGCCCACCGAGACTATGCAGAACTCCGGCAGACTAATCCGTTTCCCTGGAGTGAAGATTTCGGAGGTTTTTGGTCCGCTACAACCTACGAAGACATTGTTCGCATCACGCAGGATGATGACCTGTTCATCACCTCGGTGCAGAACGTCGTGCCCCACGTTCCGCGTTCCTCCCGCCGACCTCCGCTGCACTTCGATCCGCCGGAGCACACGGCCTACCGCGAAGCCATCGATCCGGTACTGCGCCGCTCGATCGTACGCTCACATGAGGCCGTTTTCCGGGCCAGTGCCACCGAACTGGTGCAGGGGCTGTTGGCAAAAGACAGCGGCGCCGACGGTGTCCGCGATTTCGCAGCACCTTTCGTCATGGACTGTTTCGCGTCCTTCCTTGGTGTCCCTGCCTCGTTGACTCGGCACATCAGGGATATTGGGGTGCGTTATTCCTTTGCCATTCAGGACATGGACGAGGCCGTCATCGGCGAATGCAGTGCGGAGCTGTACCGGATTGCCGAAGCCGTTTACCGGGAACGGCTGGCCGCCGGTGCTGACTCAGCACAGGACCTCGTTACCAGTCTTCACGAGGCAGCACTCAACCCGGACAACCACATCACTGAGAAGACCGCGATCGCCACGATCCGGCAGATGATCGTGGCGGGCATGGGTGCTCCACAGGCAGTGCTCGGCAGCTGCCTGGTGCATCTGGCGCAGGACCAGGACCTGCAGCAGCACCTGCGGCAGAATCCAGCAGATCTGCCGGCCGCGATCGAGGAATTCCTCCGGCTTCACGCCCCCTACCGGGTTTTTGCCCGGACGGCGAAACGGGACACGGTGGTACACGGACGCACGATCCGGGAGGCAGAACCCGTGGCCCTTTTGTTCCCTTCCGGCAACAGGGATGAGACGGTATTCCCCGAGCCGGACAAATTTGTGCTTCGTCGGCCAAACAACTCCCATTTGGCTTTTGGCAGGGGCGCCCACAAGTGCCCGGCGGCCACGCTGGGCAGATTGGAGCTGCTTGTAGCCCTGGAAGTACTGCTGGAACGCACCGAGCGTTTTGAGCTTGCCGGCGATGTCGCAATGATGAACTGGCTTGAATACGGACCCCGCGCCGTCCCGCTGCACCTGGTTGGAAGAACGGCTGCGGGTGCGTCCCGTGTGCTCAATCCGGGCATCGGGCAATGA
- a CDS encoding MarR family winged helix-turn-helix transcriptional regulator, with amino-acid sequence MNPDGGEPPRLVFLTLEAERRLARWISNRGRKRGISAPAAGVLFHVAAAPEATTGEVAAAIHGSAAGTSGLLARMEQSGLVIRKPDPADRRTIRVALGPSGEAAMADIREAITELNDLITEGFTAEELATVARWLRHVSRSVG; translated from the coding sequence ATGAACCCCGACGGCGGTGAGCCGCCCCGGCTGGTTTTCCTCACCCTGGAAGCGGAGCGCCGCCTGGCCCGCTGGATCAGCAACCGCGGACGTAAACGCGGCATAAGCGCTCCCGCGGCCGGGGTACTGTTCCACGTCGCTGCAGCGCCCGAGGCGACTACCGGCGAAGTCGCCGCAGCGATTCACGGATCAGCCGCAGGCACCTCCGGCCTGCTGGCACGGATGGAGCAGTCCGGGCTGGTTATCCGGAAGCCCGACCCGGCTGACCGGCGGACCATCCGGGTTGCCCTTGGCCCGTCGGGTGAGGCCGCCATGGCGGACATCCGGGAAGCCATCACCGAGCTCAACGACCTGATCACTGAGGGCTTCACCGCGGAGGAACTCGCAACGGTGGCGCGCTGGCTGCGGCATGTCTCCCGCTCCGTGGGGTAA